The following are encoded together in the Blattabacterium cuenoti BPAA genome:
- a CDS encoding ribose-phosphate diphosphokinase, producing MNQKVLFFSTRSGLKLSKNIAYYYGNFLGKVRFLEFSDGEYTPCFEQSVRGSQVFLIGSTFPPVDNLMELLLMCDAACRASAYNITLVIPYFGWARQDHKDKPRTPIAAKLIANLIVASGATRVMTMDLHADQIQGFFDIPVDHLYASRIFINYIKKLNLDQLTIASPDMGGAKRARSYAGYLGTDVVICYKERKKANEIEFMNLIGNVRNKNIILIDDMVDTAGTLTEAANLIKKQGAKSVRAIATHPVLSGNSYEKIHQSAIEELVVTDTIPINQMKQNDKIQVLSCAPLFAEVMQSVHKDESISNKFII from the coding sequence ATGAATCAAAAGGTACTCTTCTTCTCTACAAGAAGCGGTTTAAAATTATCAAAAAATATAGCTTATTATTATGGAAATTTTCTTGGTAAAGTACGATTTTTAGAATTTAGTGATGGAGAATATACTCCTTGTTTTGAACAATCTGTTCGTGGATCTCAAGTATTTTTGATTGGTTCTACTTTTCCTCCAGTAGATAATTTGATGGAATTATTATTAATGTGTGATGCAGCTTGCAGAGCTTCAGCTTATAACATAACACTTGTAATTCCGTATTTTGGATGGGCTAGACAAGATCATAAAGATAAACCTAGAACTCCTATTGCCGCGAAACTAATAGCGAATCTTATAGTCGCTTCAGGAGCTACTAGAGTCATGACCATGGATTTACATGCAGATCAAATTCAAGGATTTTTTGATATTCCTGTAGATCATTTATATGCATCTAGAATATTTATTAATTATATTAAGAAATTAAACCTAGATCAATTAACCATTGCTTCTCCAGATATGGGAGGGGCTAAAAGAGCCAGAAGTTATGCAGGTTATTTAGGAACAGATGTAGTCATCTGTTATAAAGAAAGAAAAAAAGCAAATGAAATAGAATTCATGAATTTGATAGGAAATGTAAGAAATAAAAATATTATACTTATAGATGACATGGTAGATACAGCTGGAACTTTAACAGAAGCTGCTAATTTAATCAAAAAACAAGGAGCTAAAAGTGTACGTGCTATAGCTACTCATCCAGTTCTATCAGGAAATTCTTATGAAAAAATCCATCAATCCGCAATTGAAGAATTGGTGGTGACAGATACGATTCCTATAAATCAAATGAAACAAAATGATAAAATTCAAGTTTTATCTTGTGCTCCACTTTTTGCGGAAGTGATGCAATCAGTACATAAAGACGAGTCCATTAGTAATAAATTTATAATATGA
- a CDS encoding 50S ribosomal protein L25 → MKYVNIYGNKRNIGKKAVRFIRISGKIPCILYGKNINIPFSIPLESLKKIVYTTEIYGVTLKIEGYDQSINAIQKEIQFDPVNNKILHVDFYKIDQSKPIILEVPVRTVGRPIGVEKGGEYYSFIRKLKVKAIPYNMPESIELNIHSLDIGDRIIAEDLYNDQYTILHPSHTLIARVKSSRTIIKGSQEEENQEEKENKK, encoded by the coding sequence ATGAAATATGTAAATATATACGGAAATAAAAGAAACATTGGAAAAAAAGCAGTTCGTTTCATTCGAATTTCTGGAAAAATTCCATGTATTTTGTATGGAAAAAATATAAATATTCCGTTTTCTATTCCATTAGAAAGTTTAAAGAAAATAGTATATACTACAGAAATATATGGTGTTACTCTTAAAATAGAGGGATATGATCAAAGTATCAATGCCATTCAAAAGGAAATACAATTTGATCCGGTTAATAATAAAATATTACATGTAGATTTTTACAAAATTGATCAATCTAAACCTATTATATTAGAAGTTCCTGTAAGAACTGTTGGTAGACCTATTGGAGTTGAAAAAGGTGGAGAATATTATTCTTTTATTAGAAAATTAAAAGTAAAAGCAATTCCGTATAATATGCCAGAATCCATTGAACTCAATATTCATTCTTTAGACATAGGAGATAGAATCATAGCCGAAGATTTATATAATGATCAATATACGATTTTACATCCTTCTCATACTCTGATCGCACGGGTAAAAAGTTCCCGTACAATTATTAAAGGTTCTCAAGAAGAAGAAAATCAAGAAGAAAAAGAAAATAAAAAATAA
- a CDS encoding nucleoside deaminase → MKIALKEAFIAFYKNEIPIGAAITYKNIVIAKAHNLTETLCDITAHAEMLVLNLASNYLKNKYIKKCTLYVTLEPCVMCAGALFWSQIGRVVCGASNPSKRGFIYSGTKLHPQTKFVSGIMKNQCQALIQKFFFYKRIHKKKKKFI, encoded by the coding sequence ATGAAAATAGCTTTAAAAGAGGCTTTTATTGCTTTTTATAAAAATGAAATTCCTATAGGTGCTGCAATTACATATAAAAATATAGTTATAGCAAAAGCTCATAATTTAACTGAAACTTTATGTGATATTACCGCACATGCAGAAATGTTAGTGCTAAACTTAGCCTCTAATTATTTAAAAAATAAATATATCAAAAAATGTACTTTATATGTGACCCTAGAACCATGTGTCATGTGTGCAGGAGCTCTATTTTGGTCTCAAATAGGACGAGTTGTTTGTGGGGCTTCTAATCCCTCAAAAAGAGGATTCATATATTCTGGAACTAAATTACATCCCCAAACAAAATTTGTATCTGGAATTATGAAAAATCAATGTCAAGCTCTGATACAAAAATTTTTTTTTTATAAAAGAATCCATAAAAAGAAAAAAAAGTTTATATAA
- a CDS encoding DedA family protein codes for MSDFWDVFQHLFNPRWIFLYFGNTALFILLAIVFAETGFFIGFFLPGDSLLFTAGIFGEDLCKNFYNVPFFVIILIVSCVAILGNMQGYWLGYKSGKLLYHRKDSFFFKRKHLILAKLFYNKYKTTALIMSRFLPIFRSFAPIVAGAIRVDFKKFMIYNIIGAFAWTFSIMLSGHYLDKNFPELKNHLEWIILLIVLMTTLPIFFKMRISKNKKKKILI; via the coding sequence ATGTCAGATTTTTGGGATGTTTTTCAACATTTGTTTAATCCTAGATGGATATTTTTATATTTCGGAAATACAGCTTTATTCATTCTTTTAGCTATTGTATTTGCGGAAACAGGATTTTTTATCGGTTTTTTTTTACCTGGAGATTCTTTATTATTTACTGCCGGAATTTTTGGAGAAGATTTATGCAAAAATTTTTATAATGTACCTTTTTTTGTAATCATTTTAATCGTATCATGTGTGGCTATTCTTGGAAATATGCAAGGATATTGGCTAGGGTATAAATCCGGAAAACTGTTATATCACAGAAAAGACTCCTTTTTTTTTAAGAGAAAACATTTAATTTTAGCAAAATTGTTTTATAATAAATATAAAACAACGGCTCTTATTATGAGTCGTTTTCTTCCCATTTTTCGATCTTTTGCTCCTATTGTAGCAGGAGCAATTCGTGTAGATTTCAAAAAGTTTATGATATATAATATTATTGGAGCGTTTGCTTGGACTTTTTCTATCATGTTATCTGGACATTATTTAGATAAAAATTTTCCGGAATTAAAAAATCATCTTGAATGGATTATTTTATTAATTGTATTAATGACAACTTTACCAATTTTTTTTAAAATGAGAATCAGTAAAAATAAAAAGAAAAAAATACTTATATAA